A single region of the Hyalangium gracile genome encodes:
- a CDS encoding ABC transporter ATP-binding protein, with protein MSFLSIRNVFKSYFLHGKRIDVLRAVSLDIERGELVSLVGPSGAGKSTFLHVIGTLDAPAAGEVLFEGRSVFAMNDAQIAEFRNRTIGFVFQSHYLLPEFTALENVAMPALVQRMDRSKTYAKARELLERVGLGARVDHRPGELSGGEAQRVALARALVLQPAILLADEPTGNLDPATGEGIHQLLRDVNRDLGITAVVVTHNETLARSMPRRLRLAGGQVTDA; from the coding sequence ATGTCATTCCTCTCCATCCGCAACGTCTTCAAGAGCTACTTCCTGCACGGCAAGCGCATCGACGTGCTGCGCGCCGTGTCGCTGGACATCGAGCGCGGCGAGCTGGTGAGCCTGGTGGGCCCCTCCGGCGCGGGCAAGAGCACCTTCCTGCACGTGATTGGCACGCTGGACGCGCCGGCCGCCGGCGAGGTGCTCTTCGAGGGGCGCTCCGTCTTCGCGATGAACGACGCGCAGATCGCCGAGTTCCGCAACCGCACCATCGGCTTCGTCTTCCAGAGCCACTACCTGCTGCCGGAGTTCACCGCGCTGGAGAACGTGGCCATGCCGGCGCTCGTCCAGCGCATGGACCGGTCCAAGACGTACGCCAAGGCCCGCGAGCTGCTGGAGCGGGTGGGGCTGGGCGCCCGCGTGGACCACAGGCCCGGCGAGCTGTCGGGCGGCGAGGCCCAGCGCGTGGCCCTGGCGCGCGCCCTGGTGCTCCAGCCCGCCATCCTGCTGGCCGACGAGCCGACCGGTAACCTGGACCCGGCCACCGGCGAGGGCATCCACCAGCTCCTCCGGGACGTGAACCGGGACCTGGGCATCACCGCCGTGGTGGTCACCCATAACGAGACGCTCGCTCGCTCCATGCCGCGCCGGCTACGCCTTGCAGGCGGGCAGGTGACGGATGCCTGA
- the bamA gene encoding outer membrane protein assembly factor BamA, translating into MRSPVLSHKTLLPLLALTLWALVPCRALAQAQTGAPATPPATGAQAPAPTTPPEDAPVDEPAADEGTRVIEVRIEGNRRVEAEAVRRALVTKQGALYDPLRSAEDLRAVWGLGYFTDVQLLVQQLPKGVAYVVRVQERPSVRAVRLVGNEELNNDDLKEQIDVKAATILDMDAVRSTVKKIQEKYVEKGFFLAEVTHKLELVDNGANVDVIFVINEHAKVMVKEITFIGAQQVKPTALKDVMITKEGGYFSFLTGEGTYREEAFQRDLQVIQGTYYDHGFINVRIDKPVISLSADKRFIFITMKVTEGEPYDIGKVDFGGDLIVPRERLAEKMTTTPKERFNRTKLSQDILALTDVYYDEGYAYANINPVTSVNADDKTVDLTFDIQKGPQVTIERIDVIGNSKTRDRVIRRELRVYEGELYSGTGVRRSRERVTALGFFETVDITQKPGSADDRIVLQVEVKEKATGTFQVGLGFSNVENFIFTAQVSQNNFLGWGQSVSASAQISGLRSLVQLSFYDPYFLDTQYLLSADFYRVDSDYDGFTRRSTGGSISLGYQFVDDVLGTIGYTREYVDVEASSSLGAVLLANQFLSGVTSAARLSLSFDRRDNRLFPSRGFIHYGSVEFAPALLGGTFLFTRYTAYSRLYFPMPLGFVFKTNATVGYIQQLDADNPLPISELYYLGGINTVRGYFLRSISPSLTVPRSDNPDATVTEFRTGGNKQLILNLELEFPVFEKAGIRGVLFYDAGNAFGANERFFQDRQDKVPLGLFHSVGFGFRWFSPVGPLRFEWGFPLTRRPEDEAYQFEFTIGNFF; encoded by the coding sequence TTGAGGTCTCCCGTTCTGTCGCACAAGACTCTGCTTCCGCTGCTGGCGCTGACGTTGTGGGCGCTCGTTCCGTGCCGCGCGCTGGCGCAGGCACAGACGGGTGCGCCCGCCACGCCTCCCGCGACGGGAGCCCAGGCCCCTGCGCCCACCACTCCTCCCGAGGATGCCCCCGTGGACGAGCCGGCGGCGGACGAGGGCACGCGCGTCATCGAGGTCCGCATCGAGGGCAACCGCCGCGTCGAGGCCGAGGCCGTCCGCCGGGCCCTCGTGACGAAGCAGGGCGCCCTCTACGATCCGCTCCGCTCGGCCGAGGATCTCCGGGCCGTCTGGGGGCTGGGCTATTTCACGGACGTTCAGCTGCTGGTGCAGCAGCTTCCCAAGGGCGTGGCCTACGTGGTCCGCGTGCAGGAGCGGCCCTCCGTGCGCGCGGTGCGCCTGGTTGGCAACGAGGAGCTGAACAACGACGACCTGAAGGAGCAGATCGACGTCAAGGCCGCCACCATCCTGGACATGGACGCCGTGCGCTCCACGGTGAAGAAGATCCAGGAGAAGTACGTGGAGAAGGGCTTCTTCCTGGCGGAGGTGACGCACAAGCTCGAACTGGTCGACAACGGCGCCAACGTGGACGTCATCTTCGTCATCAACGAGCACGCCAAGGTGATGGTGAAGGAGATCACCTTCATCGGGGCGCAGCAGGTGAAGCCCACCGCGCTCAAGGACGTGATGATCACCAAGGAGGGCGGCTACTTCTCCTTCCTCACCGGCGAGGGCACCTACCGCGAGGAGGCCTTCCAGCGCGACCTGCAGGTCATCCAGGGCACCTACTACGATCACGGCTTCATCAACGTCCGGATCGACAAGCCCGTCATCTCCCTGTCGGCGGACAAGCGCTTCATCTTCATCACCATGAAGGTGACGGAGGGCGAGCCGTACGACATCGGCAAGGTGGACTTCGGCGGCGACCTCATCGTCCCCAGGGAGCGCCTGGCGGAGAAGATGACCACCACGCCGAAGGAGCGCTTCAACCGCACCAAGCTCTCCCAGGACATCCTGGCCCTCACGGACGTCTACTACGACGAGGGCTACGCCTACGCGAACATCAACCCCGTCACCTCGGTGAACGCGGACGACAAGACGGTGGACCTGACCTTCGACATCCAGAAGGGCCCGCAGGTCACCATCGAGCGTATCGACGTCATCGGCAACAGCAAGACGCGTGACCGGGTCATCCGCCGCGAATTGCGCGTGTACGAGGGCGAGCTCTACAGCGGCACGGGCGTGCGCCGCAGCCGCGAGCGCGTCACCGCGCTGGGCTTCTTCGAGACGGTGGACATCACCCAGAAGCCGGGCAGCGCGGACGACAGGATCGTCCTCCAGGTGGAGGTGAAGGAGAAGGCCACGGGCACCTTCCAGGTGGGCCTGGGCTTCTCCAACGTGGAGAACTTCATCTTCACGGCCCAGGTGTCCCAGAACAACTTCCTGGGGTGGGGCCAGAGCGTCTCGGCCTCCGCGCAGATCTCCGGCCTGCGCTCGCTCGTCCAGCTCTCGTTCTACGATCCGTACTTCCTGGATACCCAGTACCTGCTGTCTGCGGACTTCTACCGGGTGGACTCGGACTACGACGGCTTCACCCGTAGATCCACCGGCGGCAGCATCTCGCTGGGCTACCAGTTCGTGGACGACGTGCTGGGCACCATCGGCTACACGCGCGAGTACGTGGACGTGGAGGCCAGCTCCTCGCTGGGCGCGGTGCTGCTGGCCAACCAGTTCCTCAGCGGCGTCACCAGCGCCGCGCGCCTGTCGCTGTCCTTCGATCGCCGCGACAACCGCCTCTTCCCCTCGCGCGGGTTCATCCACTACGGCTCGGTGGAGTTCGCTCCGGCGCTGCTGGGTGGCACCTTCCTGTTCACCCGCTACACGGCGTACTCGCGCCTCTACTTCCCCATGCCGCTGGGCTTCGTCTTCAAGACGAACGCCACGGTGGGCTACATCCAGCAGCTCGACGCGGACAACCCGCTGCCCATCTCGGAGCTCTACTACCTGGGCGGCATCAACACCGTGCGCGGCTACTTCCTGCGCAGCATCAGCCCCTCGCTCACGGTGCCGCGCTCGGACAACCCGGACGCCACCGTCACCGAGTTCCGCACCGGCGGCAACAAGCAGCTCATCCTCAACCTCGAGCTGGAGTTCCCCGTCTTCGAGAAGGCCGGCATCCGCGGCGTGCTCTTCTACGACGCCGGAAATGCTTTCGGTGCCAACGAGCGTTTCTTCCAGGACCGGCAGGACAAGGTGCCGCTCGGTCTCTTCCACTCCGTGGGCTTCGGGTTCCGCTGGTTCTCTCCAGTCGGTCCCCTGCGCTTCGAGTGGGGATTCCCGCTGACCCGGCGGCCGGAAGATGAGGCCTACCAGTTCGAGTTCACCATCGGCAACTTCTTCTGA
- a CDS encoding OmpH family outer membrane protein translates to MSLRSTLAAVAATLTLALPLAASAQNMKLGYVDYQRVLLEVEDGKSAKTRLQKWLDDRQKEIDKEQESLRKEKELLDKQASAMSEDTRMQKASELQKKVIDLTQKWDRYRAEAANRERQEMEPIIGKIDQVIESIARRDGFTFIFEKRDSGLVYAQTQYDLTNEVMRSYNALPKSAPAPKAAPAPKDAPVAKDAPKK, encoded by the coding sequence ATGTCGCTTCGAAGCACCCTGGCGGCCGTGGCCGCCACCCTGACGCTCGCCCTCCCGCTCGCTGCCTCCGCGCAGAACATGAAGCTGGGCTACGTGGACTACCAGCGGGTCCTCCTCGAGGTGGAAGACGGCAAGTCCGCCAAGACTCGTCTCCAGAAGTGGCTCGATGACCGCCAGAAGGAGATCGACAAGGAGCAGGAGTCGCTTCGCAAGGAGAAGGAGCTCCTGGACAAGCAGGCCAGCGCGATGAGCGAGGACACGCGCATGCAGAAGGCCTCGGAGCTCCAGAAGAAGGTCATCGACCTGACCCAGAAGTGGGACCGCTACCGCGCCGAGGCCGCCAACCGCGAGCGCCAGGAGATGGAGCCCATCATCGGCAAGATCGATCAGGTCATCGAGTCGATTGCCCGCCGCGACGGCTTCACCTTCATCTTCGAGAAGCGTGACTCGGGCCTGGTGTACGCGCAGACGCAGTACGATCTCACCAACGAGGTCATGCGCAGCTACAACGCCCTGCCGAAGAGCGCTCCGGCGCCCAAGGCCGCCCCGGCGCCGAAGGATGCCCCGGTCGCGAAGGACGCGCCGAAGAAGTAG
- the lpxD gene encoding UDP-3-O-(3-hydroxymyristoyl)glucosamine N-acyltransferase: protein MNRASTPRRLGELATHVGGELLGDSGLLIHGLNGLAEAGPGDVSFYGNTKYRRQYETTRASAVLVGSDAPPRDGVALIRVPNPHLAFARLLTLFHAPARPAAGVSSQAYIHPQARVHPEATVMAGATVEQGASVGARSVLYPGAYVGAAASIGEDCLLYPNVTVRERCVVGSRVILHASCVVGADGFGFAFDAEGEDGPQHYKIPQAGIVRIEDDVEVGACTCIDRATLGETVIGRGTKIDNLVQIAHNVKVGPLSLICAQAGVSGSAELGTGVVLAGQVGVVGHIRVGDLAKVGAQSGVAHDVEDGQIVSGSPAIPHREWLKASAAMGQLGDLLKEVRALRRRVESLEKEKGK, encoded by the coding sequence GTGAACCGCGCGTCCACGCCGCGCCGGCTCGGAGAGCTCGCCACCCACGTCGGGGGCGAGCTGCTCGGAGACTCCGGCCTGCTGATCCATGGCCTCAACGGGCTCGCCGAGGCGGGCCCTGGGGATGTGTCCTTCTACGGCAACACGAAGTACCGCCGTCAGTATGAGACGACCCGAGCCTCCGCCGTCCTGGTGGGCTCGGACGCGCCGCCCCGCGACGGGGTGGCGCTCATCCGGGTGCCCAACCCGCACCTGGCCTTCGCGCGGCTGCTGACGCTCTTCCATGCGCCGGCGCGGCCCGCGGCCGGAGTCAGCTCCCAGGCGTACATCCACCCGCAGGCGCGGGTCCACCCGGAGGCCACGGTGATGGCGGGCGCCACGGTGGAGCAGGGCGCCAGCGTGGGCGCTCGCTCGGTGCTCTACCCGGGGGCCTACGTGGGAGCGGCCGCCAGCATCGGCGAGGACTGCCTGCTGTACCCCAACGTCACGGTGCGCGAGCGCTGCGTGGTGGGCTCGCGCGTCATCCTCCATGCCTCGTGCGTGGTGGGCGCGGACGGCTTCGGCTTCGCGTTCGACGCCGAGGGCGAGGACGGGCCCCAGCACTACAAGATCCCGCAGGCGGGCATCGTCCGCATCGAGGATGATGTGGAGGTGGGCGCCTGCACCTGCATCGATCGGGCGACGCTGGGCGAGACGGTCATCGGCCGTGGGACGAAGATCGACAACCTGGTGCAGATCGCGCACAACGTGAAGGTGGGCCCGCTGTCGCTCATCTGCGCGCAGGCGGGCGTGTCGGGCTCGGCGGAGCTGGGCACGGGGGTGGTGCTGGCGGGGCAGGTGGGGGTGGTGGGCCACATCCGGGTGGGGGATCTCGCGAAGGTGGGAGCCCAGTCCGGAGTGGCGCATGACGTGGAGGACGGGCAGATCGTCTCCGGCAGTCCGGCGATCCCTCACCGCGAGTGGCTGAAGGCCTCGGCGGCGATGGGGCAGCTGGGAGATCTGCTCAAGGAAGTGAGAGCCCTGCGCCGCAGGGTGGAGAGCCTCGAGAAGGAGAAGGGCAAGTGA
- the fabZ gene encoding 3-hydroxyacyl-ACP dehydratase FabZ, which yields MDIREIQQLLPHRYPFLLVDKVVEIVPGQKLTAYKNVTINEPFFNGHFPGHPVMPGVLILEALAQASAILAYKSENMNPESKVTYLMGVDNAKFRKPVLPGDRLQLGIEVLRHKGVIWKTKGTATVDGVKVAEGEFLATVVDKDTQAAGEQAP from the coding sequence ATGGACATTCGAGAGATCCAGCAACTGCTGCCCCACCGCTACCCGTTCCTGCTGGTGGACAAGGTGGTGGAGATCGTCCCCGGCCAGAAGCTGACGGCCTACAAGAACGTCACCATCAACGAGCCCTTCTTCAACGGCCACTTCCCGGGGCACCCGGTGATGCCGGGGGTGCTCATCCTGGAGGCGCTGGCGCAGGCCTCGGCCATCCTCGCCTACAAGAGCGAGAACATGAACCCGGAGAGCAAGGTCACCTACCTGATGGGGGTGGACAACGCGAAGTTCCGCAAGCCGGTGCTCCCGGGGGACAGGCTGCAACTGGGCATCGAGGTGCTGCGCCACAAGGGCGTCATCTGGAAGACCAAGGGCACGGCCACGGTGGACGGAGTGAAGGTGGCCGAGGGCGAGTTCCTGGCCACGGTGGTGGACAAGGACACTCAGGCCGCCGGAGAGCAGGCGCCCTGA
- the lpxA gene encoding acyl-ACP--UDP-N-acetylglucosamine O-acyltransferase, with amino-acid sequence MAQVHPTAVVHPDAQLHETVEVGPLSVIGPKVRIGAGTRVGPHVVIEGRTTLGERNRVFQFSSLGAAPQDLKYAGEDTELVIGDENQIREFTTLHIGTAGGGGVTRIGNRNLLMANSHVAHDCVVGNGCILANSAALGGHVVVEDHVIFSGLTAVHQFTRIGKHAFVAGGAMVVMDVPPYCMAQGDRAELVGLNIVGLERHGFSEAQIGRIKEAYKILFRSKLQMAEAVARLKAEFGGQPEIEHLLEFISQSKRGLTR; translated from the coding sequence ATGGCTCAGGTTCACCCCACGGCGGTGGTTCACCCGGACGCCCAGCTCCACGAGACGGTGGAGGTAGGACCGCTCTCGGTCATCGGGCCCAAGGTGCGGATTGGTGCAGGAACGCGCGTGGGCCCCCACGTCGTCATCGAGGGGCGTACGACGCTGGGCGAGCGCAACCGCGTGTTCCAGTTCTCCTCCCTGGGCGCCGCGCCGCAGGATCTCAAGTACGCGGGCGAGGACACGGAGCTGGTCATCGGCGACGAGAACCAGATCCGCGAGTTCACCACGCTGCACATCGGCACGGCGGGAGGCGGGGGCGTCACCCGGATTGGCAACCGGAACCTGCTGATGGCCAACAGCCACGTGGCCCATGACTGCGTGGTGGGCAACGGCTGCATCCTGGCCAACAGCGCCGCGCTGGGCGGACACGTGGTGGTGGAAGACCACGTCATCTTCTCGGGGCTGACGGCGGTCCACCAGTTCACGCGCATCGGCAAGCACGCCTTCGTGGCGGGCGGGGCCATGGTGGTGATGGACGTGCCCCCGTACTGCATGGCCCAGGGTGACCGGGCGGAGCTGGTGGGGCTGAACATCGTGGGCCTGGAGCGCCACGGCTTCAGCGAGGCGCAGATCGGCCGCATCAAGGAGGCGTACAAGATCCTCTTCCGCTCCAAGCTGCAGATGGCGGAGGCGGTGGCGCGCCTGAAGGCGGAGTTCGGCGGCCAGCCGGAGATCGAGCACCTCCTCGAGTTCATCAGCCAGAGCAAGCGCGGGCTGACGCGGTAG